From the genome of Psychrilyobacter atlanticus DSM 19335, one region includes:
- a CDS encoding DUF554 domain-containing protein, translating into MLGTIVNTATIVAGATIGSFLNKGIEERYKERTIQGMGFVAMAIGISNISKGMTLIDNPLVFILSIGIGAVLGEWINLDKKVDLISKKYEGTQNPVQGIVIGVILFCVGALSIVGPIESAIRGDNTMLYANAVLDGITSIILSINYGISIALVGIILFLWQGSIYLGASAMQEIVTPELLNQLTILGGIFILGTGINILGMAKIKILNFLPALLIPFIAKVFGII; encoded by the coding sequence ATGCTGGGAACAATAGTAAATACTGCGACTATAGTAGCAGGAGCAACAATAGGGAGTTTCCTTAATAAGGGAATTGAAGAACGATACAAAGAGAGAACCATACAGGGAATGGGGTTTGTCGCTATGGCCATAGGAATATCTAATATTTCAAAGGGAATGACCCTTATAGATAATCCACTGGTATTCATACTCAGTATAGGGATAGGAGCTGTATTGGGAGAATGGATCAATTTGGATAAAAAGGTAGACCTTATAAGTAAAAAATATGAAGGGACCCAGAACCCGGTACAGGGGATAGTTATCGGAGTTATATTATTTTGTGTAGGAGCATTGTCTATAGTAGGGCCTATAGAGAGTGCCATTAGAGGAGATAATACCATGCTTTATGCCAATGCTGTATTAGATGGAATAACTTCTATAATTCTTTCAATTAATTATGGAATATCCATAGCACTAGTAGGAATCATACTTTTTCTTTGGCAGGGAAGTATATATCTTGGAGCTAGTGCAATGCAGGAAATAGTCACTCCTGAGCTCTTAAATCAGCTGACTATATTGGGAGGGATCTTTATCTTAGGAACGGGAATAAATATTCTGGGGATGGCTAAAATAAAGATCTTAAACTTTCTGCCTGCCCTTTTAATTCCATTTATAGCAAAAGTTTTTGGAATTATTTAG
- a CDS encoding MerR family transcriptional regulator, giving the protein MKIKYSIGEVSKLFNIPITTLRHYHNKGIFKAGYIDKDTGYRYYFSDQFELLNNILNLKYSKIPLDRIRECTENGEISLLKTIFLEQKEELERTINELECAKKSVEERLSYIEKVKNIPDFEKVLIQHMGPEKIFTIDKEFYKECELELLVRELGEKTEFSHSLTLGNVGLLMKSNSNYTEYTGVYLINKNFKNLSNASIKSEGEYLTIYFKGKRDDSPKYYKILERYIKDNDIETEGLFYEIALVSTSISPAEKEYIRRIEIKKK; this is encoded by the coding sequence ATGAAAATAAAATACAGTATAGGAGAGGTCAGTAAACTTTTTAATATACCCATAACCACATTGAGGCACTACCATAATAAAGGGATATTTAAAGCTGGATATATAGATAAAGATACAGGATATCGATATTATTTTTCAGATCAATTTGAACTATTAAATAATATTTTAAATTTAAAATACAGCAAGATACCCCTGGATAGAATAAGGGAGTGTACAGAAAATGGAGAAATTTCCCTCCTAAAAACAATTTTTTTAGAACAGAAAGAAGAGTTAGAAAGGACAATAAATGAACTGGAGTGTGCTAAAAAAAGTGTGGAGGAGAGACTATCTTATATAGAAAAGGTAAAAAATATTCCTGATTTTGAAAAGGTATTGATTCAGCATATGGGGCCGGAAAAAATATTTACCATAGATAAAGAATTCTATAAAGAGTGTGAGTTGGAGCTTTTAGTGAGGGAGTTAGGAGAGAAAACAGAATTTTCCCACTCATTGACATTGGGAAATGTAGGTCTTTTGATGAAATCAAATTCTAATTATACAGAGTATACAGGTGTTTATTTAATCAATAAAAATTTTAAGAACCTTTCAAATGCTTCTATAAAGTCGGAAGGGGAATATTTAACGATATACTTTAAAGGGAAAAGAGATGATTCTCCTAAATATTATAAAATTTTAGAAAGGTATATAAAAGATAATGATATAGAGACAGAGGGCTTATTCTATGAGATAGCTCTAGTGAGTACTTCCATATCACCTGCTGAAAAGGAATATATTAGGAGGATAGAGATAAAGAAAAAATAA